The following coding sequences lie in one Acipenser ruthenus chromosome 47, fAciRut3.2 maternal haplotype, whole genome shotgun sequence genomic window:
- the LOC131721031 gene encoding uncharacterized protein KIAA1958-like — MNWHLGVTLVDLSNLVTWAHSHGTICRQTPGHQGALQLSPRGECTVMWLCAAGHAYNWPFTPLLPVSTASNPWGEEEGQEGGQPSGRKRKRSKQKHSRRSKLSLCEEATNVSSDLSDCSLLTQASTENRNEHDSCNGTAGDLSMEEGEPGEEIQPKTEAPSEEVNPDGSQKDFRVRVKEENGEFWVEYKAPSPQNLLQILEIASSPQDGDSKPFSLLGLPGESNTLAIHKVSHWDLSTPTAEDWGPNMGKSSRAAPPRGSIDCVILGQDCLAESHSDPKGPGVMPLELDECCKPRSPTRSKLETSSKDQALDPPIISEEQKEEAPSPGCAVVPLSFRENLLQDGKYMRPLLGTSQKKQLNTPESKTPSRILGDIKMFKDWLLSQIPPETREVSSLLPRELDSHLAAFFGAVRRANGADFSANSLVFFHRGVERYLRSEGYGLSLTKSPEFSGSREALRFRFRELWRREKERETKAIEGLGFEEEELRLKGVLSRLSPEGLLTLVLLNNTRAFGRAHLTQSWPVSWGEFRLVREAGVGDGGEGVTEYLEWRDFRGSEPHLRLYSTPENPERCPLQDFKEYVRRRSGGYLSPQDPLYVSCKPLNSAWEDTWYCRKALPKSKMEKMVKVLSQQVLAIRKKNGINSKGI; from the exons ctgtcaaacctggtGACCTGGGCACACAGCCACGGGACCATCTGCCGACAGACCCCCGGGCACCAGGGAGCGCTGCAGTTGAGCCCGAGGGGCGAGTGCACTGTGATGTGGCTGTGTGCCGCTGGGCATGCTTACAACTGGCCCTTCACCCCTCTGTTACCTGTCAGCACTGCCTCCAACCcctggggagaggaggaggggcaaGAGGGGGGTCAACCGTCAGGGAGAAAGAGGAAACGAAGCAAGCAGAAGCACTCAAGAAGAAGCAAGCTCAGCCTCTGTGAAGAGGCCACCAACGTGAGCTCAGACCTGAGCGACTGCAGCCTCCTCACACAGGCCTCCACCGAGAACAGGAACGAGCACGACTCCTGCAACGGGACAGCAGGGGACCTCTCTATGGAAGAAGGGGAGCCAGGAGAGGAGATCCAACCCAAAACCGAGGCCCCATCTGAGGAGGTGAACCCTGACGGAAGCCAAAAGGACTTCAGAGTCAGGGTCAAGGAGGAAAACGGAGAGTTCTGGGTCGAATACAAGGCCCCCTCTCCACAAAACCTACTCCAGATCCTTGAGATTGCGTCTTCACCACAGGACGGGGACTCAAAGCCTTTCTCCCTTCTTGGTTTGCCTGGGGAATCCAATACCCTCGCCATCCACAAAGTGTCCCACTGGGATCTGAGCACTCCCACAGCTGAGGATTGGGGGCCGAACATGGGCAAGAGCAGCAGGGCCGCCCCCCCTAGAGGCTCCATTGACTGCGTCATTCTGGGACAGGACTGCCTCGCAGAGTCTCACTCCGATCCTAAAGGCCCAGGAGTCATGCCATTGGAGCTGGATGAATGCTGCAAACCCAGAAGCCCCACCAGGTCTAAACTAGAGACCTCCAGTAAAGACCAAGCCCTTGATCCACCCATTATCTCTGAGGAACAGAAAGAGGAGGCTCCCAGCCCTGGATGTGCCGTGGTTCCCCTGTCTTTCAGAGAGAACCTCCTCCAGGATGGCAAATATATGAGGCCACTTCTGGGCACTTCACAGAAAA AACAGCTCAACACACCGGAGAGCAAGACTCCATCCCGCATCCTCGGTGACATCAAGATGTTCAAGGACTGGCTATTGTCACAGATCCCTCCGGAGACGAGAGAGGTGAGCTCCCTGCTTCCCCGAGAGCTGGACAGCCACCTGGCAGCCTTCTTCGGGGCGGTGCGGCGGGCCAACGGGGCTGACTTCAGCGCCAACTCCCTGGTGTTCTTCCATCGCGGCGTGGAGCGCTACCTGCGATCGGAGGGGTACGGGCTGAGCCTCACCAAATCCCCCGAGTTCTCCGGCTCCAGGGAGGCCCTCCGATTCCGTTTCCGAGAGCTGTGGCGCCGAGAGAAGGAGCGCGAGACGAAGGCCATCGAAGGACTGGGCTTCGAGGAAGAAGAGCTCCGGCTGAAAGGAGTCTTGAGCCGGCTGAGCCCAGAGGGGCTGCTGACCCTCGTCCTGCTCAATAACACCAGGGCCTTCGGGAGGGCCCACCTCACCCAGAGCTGGCCTGTTTCCTGGGGGGAATTCCGGCTGGTGAGGGAGGCCGGGGTGGGCGATGGGGGTGAAGGGGTGACGGAGTATCTGGAGTGGAGGGACTTCCGGGGGAGCGAACCCCACCTCCGCCTCTACAGCACCCCTGAGAATCCGGAGCGCTGCCCCCTGCAGGATTTTAAGGAGTACGTACGCAGGCGTTCAGGGGGCTACCTGAGCCCCCAGGACCCCCTTTACGTCTCCTGCAAGCCCCTGAACAGTGCTTGGGAGGACACCTGGTACTGCAGGAAGGCCCTGCCCAAATCCAAGATGGAGAAGATGGTGAAGGTCCTAAGCCAGCAGGTTCTCGCTATACGGAAGAAAAATGGGATCAACTCCAAAGGGATCTAA